One segment of Syntrophorhabdaceae bacterium DNA contains the following:
- a CDS encoding MraY family glycosyltransferase — MTTVIATFFIALLISLIAAPLAGKLGRLIGAVDKPNERKMHYGTIPRSGGIAIFVAFWLTMLLCGFLKTQVSELFTWNPKMIGFFTGGGLIFAVGLLDDIYRLGAKVKLLLQIAAATVAFGSGMQVDTYYFLGGTIHSFIISYCLTIFWFVLLINAINLTDGLDGLAGGITFFVCIIITVLLVWRGLYLSALLFAALGGSVLGFLRYNFNPASIFMGDGGSYFLGYAIAGLAILSSAKAQTATIVLIPLIAMGVPVFDTILSPVRRFMIGKKLFQPDKSHIHHKLVEMGFSKTKAVLLIYAISVALCLFAVVMVNIQDKRAGLFIIIVGVAALLFTRKLGYFEYLASDKVFGWFRDITDVAGISHNRRSFLGLQIEISQSQDLEELWENVGKALEFLRFDRADLYVGAEYGVTGETRSSYVGHERRHDNAKLSEPVSGFPLSWEAAGPRRESWSLHWVRGYYRRRQDVDKGYMLTVKVPLVDSEFMPATLHLIKDTKKEQLDNFTLRRAEQLRETMIKALDWIEREKKEHLQPVHQKGVRYRKAHHGAMSAKKAILEKRSGI, encoded by the coding sequence ATGACAACAGTCATCGCTACTTTTTTTATCGCTCTTTTAATCTCCCTGATCGCCGCCCCCCTTGCTGGCAAGTTGGGAAGATTGATCGGTGCAGTCGACAAGCCCAACGAGCGCAAGATGCACTATGGGACAATACCGAGGAGTGGAGGGATAGCTATATTCGTAGCTTTCTGGTTGACGATGCTCTTGTGTGGATTTTTGAAAACTCAGGTGTCGGAGCTATTTACATGGAACCCGAAGATGATCGGATTTTTTACGGGCGGTGGTCTGATTTTCGCCGTCGGCTTACTGGATGATATTTATCGTCTCGGCGCGAAAGTCAAGCTCCTACTGCAAATAGCTGCCGCCACGGTGGCCTTTGGATCGGGAATGCAGGTGGACACATATTATTTTTTGGGAGGGACGATTCATTCTTTTATCATCAGCTATTGCCTCACTATATTCTGGTTCGTGCTCCTCATTAATGCCATTAATCTTACGGACGGCCTAGACGGTCTTGCGGGCGGCATTACGTTCTTTGTCTGTATAATAATCACCGTCCTTTTGGTGTGGCGGGGTCTTTACCTTTCGGCACTACTTTTTGCCGCGCTCGGGGGTTCGGTGCTCGGATTTCTCCGCTATAACTTTAATCCAGCTTCGATATTTATGGGCGACGGAGGGAGTTATTTTCTTGGATATGCGATTGCGGGTTTAGCCATTCTCAGTTCTGCCAAGGCGCAAACAGCCACTATTGTATTGATTCCGCTCATTGCCATGGGCGTTCCTGTATTCGATACCATCCTCTCACCAGTGCGGCGTTTTATGATAGGCAAGAAACTCTTCCAGCCCGACAAGAGCCACATCCACCATAAACTCGTGGAGATGGGATTTTCCAAGACGAAGGCAGTCCTGCTTATCTATGCCATCTCTGTTGCTCTTTGCTTGTTTGCGGTGGTCATGGTCAATATCCAGGACAAGCGGGCGGGGCTTTTTATCATCATCGTGGGTGTGGCGGCCTTGCTTTTTACCCGGAAGCTTGGGTATTTCGAATATCTCGCATCGGACAAGGTCTTCGGGTGGTTTAGGGATATTACCGATGTTGCCGGGATCAGCCATAACAGGCGGAGCTTTCTTGGGCTTCAGATCGAGATCAGCCAGTCTCAGGACCTGGAAGAACTTTGGGAAAATGTCGGCAAGGCTCTTGAGTTTTTGAGGTTTGACAGGGCTGATCTGTATGTGGGGGCCGAATATGGAGTGACCGGGGAAACGCGCAGTAGTTATGTCGGTCACGAGAGACGGCACGACAATGCTAAACTGTCGGAGCCGGTGTCGGGGTTTCCTCTCTCCTGGGAGGCCGCGGGGCCTCGTAGGGAGTCGTGGAGCCTTCATTGGGTGCGCGGATATTACCGGCGTCGTCAGGACGTGGACAAAGGTTACATGCTCACTGTGAAGGTTCCTCTTGTGGATTCGGAATTCATGCCGGCTACCTTGCACCTTATCAAGGATACGAAGAAGGAGCAGCTTGACAACTTTACCTTGCGGCGTGCGGAGCAGCTTCGGGAAACTATGATAAAGGCCCTTGACTGGATAGAGAGGGAGAAGAAGGAGCACTTGCAGCCGGTCCACCAGAAGGGAGTCCGGTATAGGAAGGCGCACCACGGCGCAATGAGCGCCAAGAAGGCAATCCTGGAGAAGAGATCGGGGATATGA
- the wecB gene encoding UDP-N-acetylglucosamine 2-epimerase (non-hydrolyzing) encodes MKIFLVAGARPNFVKIAPIIRALVSQRTNRLRWKIVHTGQHYDYDMSEAFFEDLEIPRPDYYLNAGSGTHADQTARIMIGFEKVCEKDRPDIVIVVGDVNSTLACSIVAKKDMIRVAHVEAGLRSGDMGMPEEINRIVTDSVSNYFFVTEKSAINNLLKEGKQKKDIFFVGHVMVDNLYYQIRKLKASDSSIFPTSRIKDKLNEYAFLTLHRPSNVDDPRVFGEIIEALNQISDEMPILFPVHPRTRKQLDIHNLKLGPNVTPLSPLGFKESLFLWKDANFVLTDSGGLQEETTALGVPCFTVRENTERPITIDEGTNTLIGTGKGDILRAFRTFQKNGGKRGTVPALWDGCASERIVDILLKLTRDV; translated from the coding sequence ATGAAAATCTTTCTAGTAGCTGGAGCACGACCCAATTTCGTGAAAATAGCCCCGATAATTCGGGCGCTGGTCAGCCAGCGAACTAACAGGCTGCGCTGGAAAATTGTTCATACTGGCCAACATTATGATTACGACATGTCCGAGGCATTCTTCGAGGACCTAGAGATTCCAAGACCGGACTATTATCTTAATGCAGGTTCGGGGACCCATGCGGACCAGACTGCCCGGATAATGATAGGGTTTGAAAAGGTCTGTGAAAAGGACCGTCCTGACATAGTCATTGTTGTAGGCGACGTCAATTCGACACTAGCGTGCAGCATTGTCGCAAAGAAAGATATGATACGCGTCGCCCACGTCGAGGCTGGCCTCAGAAGCGGCGACATGGGAATGCCCGAGGAGATCAACAGGATTGTAACCGATTCTGTCAGCAACTATTTCTTCGTCACGGAAAAGAGCGCCATCAATAATCTCCTCAAGGAAGGCAAACAGAAGAAAGATATTTTTTTTGTTGGTCACGTGATGGTAGATAACCTTTACTACCAGATACGAAAGTTGAAAGCTTCGGATTCATCTATTTTTCCGACCTCGAGAATAAAGGATAAACTCAACGAATATGCCTTTCTAACTCTTCACCGGCCCTCTAATGTCGATGATCCGAGGGTTTTTGGTGAAATAATTGAGGCTTTGAACCAAATATCTGATGAAATGCCTATTCTCTTCCCGGTGCACCCTCGTACGCGTAAACAGCTTGACATCCACAACCTAAAACTCGGCCCTAATGTGACCCCACTCTCTCCACTGGGGTTCAAGGAGTCGTTGTTCCTCTGGAAGGACGCGAATTTCGTGCTCACCGACAGTGGAGGTCTCCAAGAAGAGACCACCGCTCTTGGCGTACCATGTTTTACGGTTCGTGAAAATACCGAAAGACCGATCACTATAGATGAGGGGACAAACACCCTTATTGGCACCGGCAAGGGCGATATATTACGCGCTTTTCGTACTTTCCAGAAGAATGGTGGCAAGCGGGGGACCGTTCCGGCTTTGTGGGACGGCTGTGCTTCAGAAAGAATAGTCGACATACTATTGAAGCTAACGCGTGATGTTTAA